The following are from one region of the Nicotiana tomentosiformis chromosome 7, ASM39032v3, whole genome shotgun sequence genome:
- the LOC104096113 gene encoding protein S40-5-like isoform X1, which yields MSSSSEGRYNLYSQGSSGWTSMRNEEFQEEDIWSNFINERREIGSNFSKSKESSSNFSSRRLPTAVKMIPRSNKNSIHEPKIAQQSAPVNIPDWSKIYGTSSKKTSWRDGNSDDSGGGGYSFVRNNCESDEEEEEDDDEGETMPPHQWLAKKHERSQISSFSVCEGVILSYIDVMERIRVIWSFEVSVKAQSIKPRSSSGVEDQFWTSKFREEATAEEMH from the exons ATGTCATCATCATCTGAAGGGAGGTATAATTTGTACAGCCAAGGTAGTAGTGGGTGGACATCAATGAGGAATGAAGAATTTCAAGAAGAAGACATTTGGAGTAATTTTATCAACGAAAGACGCGAAATTGGCTCTAATTTCAGCAAAAGTAAAGAGTCATCTTCAAATTTCAGTTCAAGGAGGCTGCCCACTGCAGTCAAAATGATCCCAAGATCAAACAAGAATTCAATTCACGAACCTAAAATAGCTCAGCAATCAGCCCCAGTAAACATACCCGATTGGTCAAAAATTTACGGGACAAGCTCAAAAAAGACCTCATGGCGTGATGGTAATAGTGATGATTCTGGTGGTGGAGGATATAGTTTTGTAAGAAATAATTGCGAAagcgatgaagaagaagaagaagatgatgatgaaggAGAAACGATGCCTCCACATCAATGGCTTGCTAAAAAACATGAAAGAAGCCAAATATCTTCTTTCTCAGTGTGTGAAG gagtgattctgagctatatagatgttatggaacgaattcgagttatttggagctttgaagtctcagTAAAAGCTCAAAGTATTAAGCCGAGATCGtcttcgggggtcgaggatcaattCTGGACGTCAAAATTCAGGGAAGAAGCAACTGCTGAAGAAATGCACTAG
- the LOC104096113 gene encoding protein S40-5-like isoform X2: MSSSSEGRYNLYSQGSSGWTSMRNEEFQEEDIWSNFINERREIGSNFSKSKESSSNFSSRRLPTAVKMIPRSNKNSIHEPKIAQQSAPVNIPDWSKIYGTSSKKTSWRDGNSDDSGGGGYSFVRNNCESDEEEEEDDDEGETMPPHQWLAKKHERSQISSFSVCEVLGPTVLQPHLKEAKGRSDSELYRCYGTNSSYLEL; encoded by the exons ATGTCATCATCATCTGAAGGGAGGTATAATTTGTACAGCCAAGGTAGTAGTGGGTGGACATCAATGAGGAATGAAGAATTTCAAGAAGAAGACATTTGGAGTAATTTTATCAACGAAAGACGCGAAATTGGCTCTAATTTCAGCAAAAGTAAAGAGTCATCTTCAAATTTCAGTTCAAGGAGGCTGCCCACTGCAGTCAAAATGATCCCAAGATCAAACAAGAATTCAATTCACGAACCTAAAATAGCTCAGCAATCAGCCCCAGTAAACATACCCGATTGGTCAAAAATTTACGGGACAAGCTCAAAAAAGACCTCATGGCGTGATGGTAATAGTGATGATTCTGGTGGTGGAGGATATAGTTTTGTAAGAAATAATTGCGAAagcgatgaagaagaagaagaagatgatgatgaaggAGAAACGATGCCTCCACATCAATGGCTTGCTAAAAAACATGAAAGAAGCCAAATATCTTCTTTCTCAGTGTGTGAAG TATTAGGTCCAACAGTATTACAGCCTCATCTCAAGGAAGCAAAAGGGAG gagtgattctgagctatatagatgttatggaacgaattcgagttatttggagctttga